In one Pseudarthrobacter oxydans genomic region, the following are encoded:
- a CDS encoding FadR/GntR family transcriptional regulator: protein MSTATGAGADDAHDGGASPAMHERVLEAVGVAIASAKLAPGSRLTLEGLQQEYGISRTVARDTMKVLESMNLVYSRRRVGIVVQERRCWNVFDPKLVRWRLASDRRDVQYSSLTELRIAVEPIAAAGAARRASAAERAQLVALAAELRRLGEAGDLQGFLAADIEFHQLLLRSCGNEMFQALEGMVAEVLTSRTQQGLMPFKPRNEALQAHEDVAAAVAAGDTAVAESAMHHILDEVRNAMGLH, encoded by the coding sequence ATGTCGACGGCGACAGGTGCGGGCGCGGATGATGCGCACGACGGCGGGGCCTCCCCCGCAATGCACGAGCGCGTTTTGGAGGCGGTCGGCGTCGCCATCGCCTCCGCAAAGCTGGCCCCGGGCAGCAGGCTCACCCTGGAAGGCCTGCAGCAGGAGTACGGAATTTCCCGCACCGTTGCGCGGGACACCATGAAGGTGTTGGAGTCGATGAACCTGGTCTATTCGCGGCGGCGGGTTGGCATCGTGGTGCAGGAGCGCCGGTGCTGGAACGTCTTCGACCCCAAGCTGGTGCGCTGGCGGCTTGCCTCGGACCGGCGCGACGTCCAGTACAGCAGCCTCACGGAGCTGCGCATCGCCGTCGAGCCCATTGCCGCCGCAGGCGCCGCCCGCCGTGCCAGCGCCGCGGAACGCGCACAGCTTGTTGCCCTTGCGGCGGAGCTGCGGCGGCTGGGTGAGGCCGGCGACCTCCAGGGGTTCCTGGCGGCCGATATCGAGTTCCACCAGCTGCTGCTGCGAAGCTGCGGAAACGAGATGTTCCAGGCACTCGAGGGCATGGTGGCGGAAGTGCTCACCAGCCGGACGCAGCAGGGGCTGATGCCGTTCAAGCCCCGGAACGAGGCGCTGCAGGCGCATGAGGACGTGGCTGCAGCCGTGGCGGCCGGGGACACGGCGGTGGCGGAATCAGCAATGCACCACATCCTGGACGAGGTCCGGAACGCGATGGGGCTGCACTAG
- a CDS encoding gluconokinase, which translates to MQNPPTHLVVMGVAGSGKTTLAAALSGQLGWACAEADEFHPDANIAKMTQGIPLQDEDRWPWLREIQAWMSAQAQAGCSTVITCSALKKSYRQLLSEAEGRVIFLHLDGGADLISRRMQGREGHFMPPALLPSQLATLEALSQEELDAGSLRLDIAQSPGQLVAAVVQALHLSSGQTPSAS; encoded by the coding sequence ATGCAGAATCCCCCCACGCATCTTGTGGTGATGGGCGTCGCCGGGTCCGGCAAAACCACCCTGGCGGCGGCCCTGTCCGGACAGCTGGGGTGGGCCTGCGCCGAAGCGGACGAGTTCCACCCGGACGCGAACATCGCCAAGATGACCCAGGGCATCCCGCTGCAGGACGAGGACCGCTGGCCGTGGCTCCGGGAAATCCAGGCCTGGATGAGCGCCCAGGCCCAGGCCGGCTGCAGCACGGTCATCACCTGCTCCGCCCTGAAGAAAAGCTACCGCCAGCTCCTGTCCGAAGCGGAGGGACGCGTCATCTTCCTCCACCTCGACGGCGGCGCGGACCTGATCAGCCGGCGCATGCAGGGCCGGGAGGGCCACTTCATGCCGCCCGCCCTGCTGCCGAGCCAGCTGGCCACCCTCGAGGCGCTCAGCCAGGAAGAGCTCGACGCCGGCAGCCTCCGCCTGGACATCGCGCAGTCACCCGGGCAGCTGGTCGCCGCCGTCGTGCAGGCCCTTCACCTTTCCTCCGGCCAGACGCCCAGCGCGTCCTGA
- a CDS encoding GntP family permease, protein MTIEGWTQTLGAGPLLLIAAAAILVLLFLIIRLRMHALVALILISLATAFATGIPASQVVPVLINGFGTTLGTVALLVGLGAMLGRIVETSGGAKVLADYLIGVFGEKRAPFALGLASLIFGFPIFFDAGLVVMLPVVFAVAHRLGGGVLRYGLPAAGAFSVMHIFLPPHPGPVSAAAFFDANIGLVTIAGLIVAIPTWYVTAYLYGLYTGKKLVLPVPEILGHATAEAESHPPRFRTIVGLLLLPLLLIFMNTGLNTLATSGVLAEGVKKEQWYQVLRTLGETPVALLIAVLVALFVLGARRGKDAGALEKLLESSLGPVCSVILITGAGGMFGGVLRTSGIGQALADVLGDLGIPLILAGFLISAILRIAQGSATVALTTTAGLIAPAVALAGLNGMQVAALVIAVAAGSVVVSHVNDSGFWLVGRFFGMDVKTTLKTWTVMETLIGVMGFAIAAVIFLVAGLAG, encoded by the coding sequence ATGACCATCGAAGGATGGACCCAAACACTGGGCGCAGGGCCGCTGCTGCTCATCGCCGCCGCAGCGATCCTCGTCCTGCTGTTCCTGATCATCAGGCTGCGCATGCACGCCCTGGTCGCGCTGATCCTGATCAGCCTCGCCACTGCCTTCGCCACCGGCATCCCCGCCAGCCAGGTGGTCCCGGTGCTGATCAACGGCTTCGGCACCACGCTCGGCACGGTGGCACTCCTGGTGGGCCTGGGCGCGATGCTCGGCCGCATCGTCGAAACCAGCGGCGGCGCCAAGGTGCTGGCCGACTACCTCATCGGCGTCTTCGGCGAAAAGCGCGCCCCGTTCGCCCTGGGCCTGGCCTCGCTGATCTTCGGCTTCCCCATCTTCTTCGACGCCGGCCTGGTTGTCATGCTGCCCGTGGTCTTCGCGGTGGCCCACCGCCTGGGCGGGGGAGTGCTCCGCTACGGCCTGCCCGCCGCCGGCGCATTTTCCGTGATGCACATCTTCCTGCCGCCGCACCCGGGCCCGGTGTCCGCAGCGGCCTTCTTCGACGCCAACATCGGCCTGGTGACCATCGCCGGCCTCATCGTCGCCATCCCCACCTGGTACGTCACCGCCTACCTGTACGGCCTCTACACCGGCAAGAAGCTGGTCCTGCCCGTGCCGGAAATCCTGGGCCACGCCACCGCCGAAGCCGAGTCGCACCCGCCGCGCTTCCGCACCATCGTGGGCCTGCTGCTCCTGCCGCTGCTCCTGATCTTCATGAACACCGGGCTGAACACCCTGGCTACCTCCGGTGTACTCGCCGAAGGCGTCAAGAAGGAGCAGTGGTACCAGGTCCTGCGCACCCTCGGCGAAACTCCGGTGGCACTGCTGATCGCCGTGCTGGTGGCCTTGTTCGTGCTCGGCGCCAGGCGGGGCAAGGACGCGGGCGCGCTCGAGAAGCTGCTCGAATCATCCCTGGGCCCGGTCTGCTCCGTCATCCTGATCACCGGCGCCGGCGGCATGTTCGGCGGCGTCCTGCGCACCTCCGGCATTGGCCAGGCCCTGGCCGACGTTCTGGGCGACCTGGGCATCCCGCTCATCCTCGCAGGCTTCCTGATCTCCGCCATCCTGCGCATCGCCCAGGGTTCGGCCACCGTGGCGCTGACCACCACCGCCGGCCTGATCGCCCCCGCTGTTGCCCTGGCGGGGCTGAACGGGATGCAGGTTGCCGCCCTGGTGATTGCCGTGGCCGCCGGTTCCGTGGTGGTCTCCCACGTCAACGACTCCGGGTTCTGGCTGGTGGGCCGCTTCTTCGGCATGGACGTCAAGACCACCCTGAAGACCTGGACCGTCATGGAGACCCTCATCGGCGTGATGGGCTTTGCCATCGCCGCAGTGATCTTCCTGGTGGCAGGCCTGGCGGGTTAG
- a CDS encoding alkaline phosphatase D family protein, whose translation MDNISRRSLISAGLGAGLVAALPGAAVAVSTADDAGLRTDPFMLGIASGEPWPDGFVIWTRLALAPLAEDGLGGMPSRQVPVAWEVAEDEGMRTVVARGVEQAGIETAHSVHVELKGLKPGREYFYRFRSGRHISATGRTLTAPALHETPAALAMAFASCSQYEHGYFTAYTRLAEDHPDLVLHLGDYLYEYKKGSYVIGGGNPRDHQGPETVSLAGYRQRHAQYKSDADLQAAHAIAPWLVVWDDHEVDNNWADEVPENRDPNQMNDTTERFRQRRAAAFQAYYENMPLRASSVPAGFDMKIYRTIQWGQLANFHMMDTRQYRDDQLAGDGWKKNVAERLAENRTITGAEQETWLLDGFRNSTQRWDILGQQVFFAERDRAQAPEIDDVSMDGWDGYAASRRRITQGWVDANVRNAVVLTGDVHRNWANDLKVDYKDPASPVVGSELVCTSITSTGNGTGSTTEPTMAWNPHLKFYNDNRGYVNTRITKDAMTADFRTLDYVTTPGAPVSTKASFAIQDGVPGLQARG comes from the coding sequence ATGGACAACATCTCACGCAGATCCCTCATTTCCGCCGGCCTCGGGGCCGGCCTCGTCGCCGCCCTGCCGGGTGCCGCAGTCGCCGTTTCAACAGCAGACGACGCCGGCCTCCGCACCGATCCGTTCATGCTGGGCATTGCCTCCGGCGAGCCGTGGCCGGACGGCTTCGTGATCTGGACCCGCCTGGCATTGGCCCCCCTGGCCGAGGACGGCCTGGGCGGCATGCCCTCCCGCCAGGTCCCGGTGGCCTGGGAGGTGGCCGAGGACGAGGGCATGCGCACTGTAGTAGCCCGCGGCGTCGAACAGGCCGGAATCGAAACCGCCCACTCGGTGCACGTGGAACTGAAGGGCCTCAAGCCGGGCCGTGAATACTTCTACCGGTTCCGCAGCGGCCGCCACATCAGCGCAACCGGCCGAACCCTGACCGCCCCGGCGCTGCACGAGACGCCTGCCGCCCTGGCCATGGCGTTTGCCAGCTGCTCCCAGTACGAGCACGGCTACTTCACCGCCTACACGCGCCTCGCCGAGGACCACCCGGACCTGGTGCTGCACCTGGGCGACTACCTGTACGAGTACAAGAAGGGCAGCTACGTGATCGGCGGCGGCAATCCGCGCGACCACCAGGGCCCCGAGACTGTGAGCCTCGCCGGCTACCGCCAGCGGCACGCCCAGTACAAGTCCGACGCCGACCTGCAGGCAGCGCACGCGATCGCGCCGTGGCTTGTGGTGTGGGATGACCACGAGGTGGACAACAACTGGGCGGACGAGGTCCCCGAGAACCGCGACCCCAACCAGATGAACGACACCACGGAGCGTTTCCGGCAGCGGCGGGCCGCCGCGTTCCAGGCGTATTACGAGAACATGCCGCTGCGGGCCTCGTCCGTTCCGGCCGGGTTCGACATGAAGATCTACCGCACCATCCAGTGGGGCCAGCTCGCCAATTTCCACATGATGGACACCCGGCAGTACCGCGACGACCAGCTCGCCGGCGACGGCTGGAAGAAGAACGTGGCCGAGCGCCTGGCCGAGAACCGCACCATCACCGGTGCCGAGCAAGAGACATGGCTGCTGGACGGCTTCCGGAACTCCACCCAGCGCTGGGACATCCTGGGCCAGCAGGTCTTCTTCGCCGAGCGTGACCGCGCCCAGGCGCCGGAGATCGACGACGTCTCGATGGACGGCTGGGACGGGTACGCCGCATCCCGCCGACGCATCACCCAAGGCTGGGTGGACGCCAACGTGCGCAACGCCGTCGTACTCACCGGCGACGTGCACCGCAACTGGGCCAACGACCTCAAGGTGGACTACAAGGACCCGGCCTCGCCCGTGGTGGGCTCGGAACTGGTGTGCACATCCATCACCTCCACCGGCAATGGCACCGGCTCCACCACGGAACCCACCATGGCGTGGAACCCGCACCTGAAGTTCTACAACGACAACCGCGGCTACGTGAACACCAGGATCACCAAGGACGCCATGACGGCGGACTTCCGGACGCTGGACTATGTCACGACGCCGGGCGCCCCCGTTTCGACGAAGGCCTCGTTCGCGATCCAGGACGGCGTGCCCGGGCTGCAGGCGCGCGGTTAG
- a CDS encoding TfoX/Sxy family protein — MEMPKASDADKERFRSLVPDGPGVVVKPMFGNLGAFVNGNMFAGLFGSTVGIKLSPEDRQQLEGGERTVPFGPAERPMGGYTGLPEVWNEEGDGDDARARAWIHKAFEYVAGLPPKEPKAAKSRAAGT, encoded by the coding sequence ATGGAGATGCCCAAAGCGTCAGACGCGGACAAGGAGCGTTTCCGGTCCTTGGTGCCGGACGGCCCCGGCGTGGTGGTGAAGCCGATGTTCGGCAACCTCGGTGCGTTCGTCAACGGCAACATGTTCGCCGGCCTGTTTGGCTCCACCGTCGGGATCAAGCTCTCGCCGGAGGACAGGCAGCAGCTCGAAGGCGGGGAGCGGACCGTCCCCTTCGGCCCGGCGGAGCGGCCCATGGGCGGCTACACGGGATTGCCGGAAGTCTGGAACGAGGAAGGCGACGGCGACGACGCCCGTGCCAGGGCGTGGATCCACAAGGCCTTCGAGTACGTGGCGGGGCTGCCGCCGAAGGAGCCGAAGGCCGCGAAGTCCCGGGCGGCAGGTACGTAG
- a CDS encoding SDR family NAD(P)-dependent oxidoreductase translates to MTPRTIVITGASDGIGAAAARTLAKAGEQVVVVGRSAEKTRAMAKELDADYFVSDFAELAQVRTLAAQLKSDYPRIDVLANNAGGIMGKRTLTVDGNESTFQVNHLAPFLLTTLLMDTLVASNAKVINTSSGANNFGKLDLFDLTAEHGYSTNRAYGTGKLANILFTSELHRRFGEQGITTAAFHPGVVRTNFAAESSSPFRHAYKTLLNRFMLTPDQGADTLLWLVNGTAGKDWISGAYYYKRALAKANPQAYDAELARGLWEQSEELVAA, encoded by the coding sequence TTGACTCCTCGCACCATCGTGATCACCGGCGCCAGCGACGGCATCGGCGCAGCAGCCGCCCGGACGCTGGCCAAGGCAGGGGAGCAGGTGGTCGTCGTCGGCCGTTCCGCGGAGAAGACCCGCGCCATGGCCAAGGAACTGGACGCCGACTACTTTGTCAGCGACTTCGCGGAGCTCGCTCAGGTCCGCACCCTCGCCGCCCAGCTGAAGTCCGACTACCCGCGCATCGATGTCCTGGCCAACAACGCCGGCGGCATCATGGGCAAGCGCACCCTCACCGTGGACGGCAACGAATCCACGTTCCAGGTCAACCACCTGGCGCCGTTCCTGCTCACCACGCTGCTGATGGACACCCTGGTTGCCAGCAACGCCAAAGTCATCAACACCTCCAGCGGCGCCAACAACTTCGGCAAGCTGGACCTGTTCGACCTCACGGCCGAGCACGGCTACTCCACCAACCGCGCCTACGGCACCGGCAAGCTCGCCAACATCCTCTTCACCTCCGAGCTGCACCGCCGCTTCGGCGAGCAGGGAATCACGACGGCGGCATTCCACCCGGGCGTGGTCCGCACCAACTTTGCGGCCGAGTCCAGCAGCCCGTTCCGGCACGCCTACAAGACGCTGCTGAACCGCTTCATGCTCACGCCGGACCAGGGCGCAGACACCCTGCTCTGGCTGGTCAACGGCACCGCGGGCAAGGACTGGATCTCCGGTGCGTACTACTACAAGCGCGCCCTGGCCAAGGCCAACCCCCAGGCCTACGACGCCGAGCTGGCGCGCGGCCTGTGGGAGCAGAGCGAGGAGCTCGTGGCTGCCTGA
- a CDS encoding FMN-binding negative transcriptional regulator yields MYVPAHFAAVPDTVQDLLTRPGAANLITMTPHGLIATLLPFVYDPDAGEHGALQGHVARNNTQWSQPAVGDALAIIQGADAYVSPSWYASKAEHGRVVPTWNYTTAHVYGRLVIHDDPAWLDRQVRRLTGVHEAGFDHPWSVDDAPGRYIAGQLRAIVGVELVITRIEAKAKLSQNRPEADVDGVVAGLTARGQSEAAADVERAR; encoded by the coding sequence ATGTACGTTCCAGCCCACTTTGCCGCGGTCCCCGACACCGTCCAGGACCTCCTCACCCGCCCGGGAGCAGCGAACCTCATCACCATGACCCCGCACGGCCTCATCGCCACACTCCTGCCCTTCGTTTACGATCCCGATGCCGGCGAGCACGGCGCGTTGCAGGGGCACGTTGCGCGGAACAACACGCAGTGGTCCCAACCCGCCGTCGGGGACGCGCTGGCCATCATCCAGGGTGCGGACGCCTACGTTTCCCCGTCCTGGTACGCGTCCAAGGCCGAGCACGGACGCGTTGTGCCCACCTGGAACTACACCACGGCGCACGTGTACGGACGGCTGGTGATCCACGACGACCCTGCATGGCTGGACCGGCAGGTCCGGCGCCTCACCGGTGTGCACGAGGCCGGCTTTGACCACCCGTGGAGCGTGGATGACGCGCCTGGCCGGTACATCGCCGGGCAGCTGCGGGCCATCGTGGGAGTCGAACTGGTCATCACCCGGATCGAGGCCAAGGCCAAGCTGAGCCAGAACCGGCCCGAAGCGGACGTGGACGGCGTAGTGGCGGGGCTTACTGCCCGGGGCCAGTCAGAGGCCGCGGCGGATGTAGAGCGCGCCCGCTGA
- a CDS encoding PLP-dependent aminotransferase family protein: MNNDSSSRIAAHLKSWLSAAAPGAKLPSTRSLVAEYQASPVTVQKALQTLAAQGLIESRPGVGTFVRAARMARPSDYGWQTAALRSPLVALPPASSTMRDVPLGAIAFHSGYPARELLPERLVRAALTRASRGDAALSRPPAAGLPELQSWFAHELGASTPAGISPPNPSDVVVLPGSQSGLSSVFSALVGRGQPLLMESPSYWGAILAAAQAGVRVVPVPSGPEGPDAGELARAFDESGARVFYAQPNYANPTGAQWTPERRDEVLDVVRAKGAFLVEDDWAHDFGITSSPVPVASRDDSGHVVYLRSLTKSVSTSIRVAALIARGPARERILADRAAESMYVSGLLQAAALDVVTQPGWQTHLRSLRHQLESRRDLLVTSVREHIPQAHLEQVPRGGLHLWLRLPDGTDLARLTRDCEAAGVIIAPGDEWFPAEPAGPFVRLNYSGTNPGAFPEGARIIGRMLELNLA; this comes from the coding sequence ATGAACAACGATAGCAGTTCGCGGATAGCGGCGCACCTGAAATCCTGGCTGTCCGCAGCCGCGCCGGGAGCGAAACTGCCGTCCACCCGTTCCCTGGTGGCCGAGTACCAGGCCAGCCCGGTCACCGTTCAGAAGGCCCTGCAGACCCTCGCGGCGCAGGGCCTCATTGAGAGCCGCCCCGGTGTGGGGACGTTCGTGCGGGCTGCCCGGATGGCGCGCCCGTCCGACTACGGCTGGCAGACGGCGGCGCTCCGCTCGCCGCTGGTTGCGCTGCCGCCGGCCTCCTCCACCATGCGGGACGTGCCGCTCGGGGCCATCGCCTTCCACTCCGGCTATCCTGCCCGCGAGCTCCTCCCCGAGCGGCTGGTGCGGGCAGCCCTTACGCGTGCCTCCCGCGGTGACGCGGCATTGTCCAGGCCGCCCGCGGCCGGCCTGCCGGAGCTGCAGTCGTGGTTCGCCCACGAGCTCGGCGCGTCGACGCCGGCCGGAATTTCGCCGCCGAACCCAAGCGACGTCGTCGTACTCCCCGGGAGCCAGAGCGGGCTGAGCTCCGTCTTCAGCGCGCTGGTGGGCAGGGGGCAGCCGTTGCTGATGGAGTCGCCGTCCTACTGGGGCGCCATCCTCGCGGCAGCGCAGGCGGGCGTCCGCGTTGTCCCGGTGCCCAGCGGCCCGGAAGGGCCGGACGCCGGGGAGCTTGCCCGCGCCTTTGACGAGTCTGGCGCCCGGGTTTTCTACGCACAGCCCAACTACGCAAACCCCACCGGCGCGCAGTGGACTCCGGAACGGCGCGACGAGGTCCTGGACGTGGTCCGCGCGAAGGGCGCGTTCCTGGTGGAGGACGACTGGGCACACGACTTCGGCATCACCTCCAGCCCCGTGCCTGTGGCTTCCCGCGACGATTCCGGGCACGTCGTCTACCTGCGCTCGCTGACCAAGAGCGTGTCCACTTCCATCCGGGTGGCGGCCCTTATTGCCCGCGGGCCGGCGCGGGAGCGCATCCTTGCGGACCGTGCCGCCGAATCGATGTACGTCAGCGGACTGCTGCAGGCCGCAGCGCTCGACGTCGTCACGCAGCCAGGGTGGCAGACGCACCTGCGCAGCCTGCGCCACCAGCTTGAATCCCGCAGGGACCTGCTGGTCACCAGCGTGCGGGAGCACATCCCCCAGGCGCACCTTGAGCAGGTGCCGAGAGGCGGGCTTCACCTGTGGTTGCGGCTTCCGGACGGGACGGACCTGGCGCGCCTGACCCGGGACTGCGAAGCCGCAGGGGTCATCATTGCCCCTGGCGACGAGTGGTTCCCGGCTGAGCCTGCGGGTCCTTTCGTCCGGCTCAACTACTCCGGCACGAATCCGGGCGCCTTCCCGGAAGGCGCCCGGATCATTGGCCGGATGCTGGAGCTGAACCTGGCCTAG